The following nucleotide sequence is from Vanrija pseudolonga chromosome 4, complete sequence.
GGCTGGAGTTGGTTGCCTTGACAGAAGACTGGACGAACGCGTTGATGGAAGGGTTGCATGGAAGGGCATCGCCAGACGGCTGCCTGAGACATTGGCCCACCCCCAATTGACAGATGACGAGCGAGTATAGGTCAATGATCCTGCAACTCGTCGATTCCACTCCATCATGGGCCAGGAGGCGTCACGCCGCCTCACAGGGAGCTCCATCCAGATTGAGTCATTAATGAGAAGTCAACGCCCAGCCGGCAGGCTATCTAACCTCGTCGCGTCATATCGTGCGGTGGAGAACGAGGGTATAAAAGCGACTCGCCCGCATCCAACCTCCCCAACAACTCGCATTTCCTCTCCCCTCACCATGCTCGGCTTGGTCCCAGCGCTCGCAGCACTCGCTGGTGCCGCCTCCGTCGCGGCCCAGGCCAACCCCAACGCCCTGTCATGCTTGTCCCAAACGTGGTGGGACAACTACCCTGACGCGAATAATGTCAGGCCCAACCTATTTCCCAATCCCTCATACCCAGACTCCTCGGCCGGATGCGAGGTGAGATGACATTGAACGGTACCAAAGGATGGCTACCGACCACCTCACAGGCCCTGTGCGGAGACACCAACACCGAACGCAGAGGATTTGCATTCTACAAACCGGGATTCTGCTCCTGCTCCAATTTGTTCTCGGACGGCCAGTTCTACAACGAGGCGACGGACACTGTTGAAAACTACCTTACGGACCGTGAGTGTTTTATTTCGGATCGTGGTCTGGGGGCTGGCTTATCCATCCACAGCTGTCGACGCCTACGGCACTTGCGACGCCAACTCGATGACAGTTTTCTGGTTGAATGATCCACCCGAGTGGTACCCCTTCGACAAGCGCTTCGCCCCCTTCACCGTGTGCATGAACGAACCCCTACCATCAGAGAGTATTTTCTACTACAAGGGTAACTTTCCTGATTACTGCTACTTCCCCTGCAAGGAGAGGGGGGGGAACAGCATGGCCATGCGGCTGGTCAACTTTGACCCGGGCTATGGAATGCCCCAGAACAGCACCACCGACTGGAATGTGGTCATGGAGTGCCAGTGCTTCGTGACGCCCCCTGGAagcccgccgcctgccgcaAACGGAAACTGCAAGTACGACTCGTACTTGTGGTACAACTCGGACATCGCTGTCTCCCCGAGCACGGTTGCGATGCGGCGTCGCCGGTCGAAGGCGATGCCGCAAGAGCGCCTGCACCGCCCACACACCGAGAGCGAGT
It contains:
- the priA_10 gene encoding Protein priA, yielding MLGLVPALAALAGAASVAAQANPNALSCLSQTWWDNYPDANNVRPNLFPNPSYPDSSAGCEALCGDTNTERRGFAFYKPGFCSCSNLFSDGQFYNEATDTVENYLTDPVDAYGTCDANSMTVFWLNDPPEWYPFDKRFAPFTVCMNEPLPSESIFYYKGNFPDYCYFPCKERGGNSMAMRLVNFDPGYGMPQNSTTDWNVVMECQCFVTPPGSPPPAANGNCKYDSYLWYNSDIAVSPSTVAMRRRRSKAMPQERLHRPHTESEYHLALCPHPRRACTVPDTNAYECVDTAEELESCGGCVHGEYGVMANVTMFGQDCTAIPGVAEVACVLGNCDVRSCQRGLTLKNGACVRN